From the Prunus dulcis chromosome 4, ALMONDv2, whole genome shotgun sequence genome, one window contains:
- the LOC117626686 gene encoding ADP-ribosylation factor GTPase-activating protein AGD5-like isoform X4, with amino-acid sequence MLMQVRSATLDTWLPEQVAFIQSMGNEKSNSFWEAELPPNYDRVGIENFIRAKYEHKKWVPRDGKAKSPPRVSEEKNSVYRARPETSSQHGHVKETERFFEKQKGAHPPSASNRAPQQVSHDPKQHQLEQKSKPEAALKAEPAASQPPSAATVSLPVKVDYATHLFNLLSVEESRGNDYVTSANKNTLAGLHADETKLTEEKSKKSESSESKIQPKYGYGIEDLFIDSTPVTQPFSMKPQNDVMNLLEKSSTASPFSMHQQQLAVLSQQQSSLMAAAAKSSTPHSIPANLQPGSHAIHLPTQNGQSIGRQVPGNLVPAHPPPQHYTQIGNGSPTHPVGNAVPFPTSSMYATRPVTSVNGVTNLRATGFSTASPISSIPPAKSGRDFDFSSLTQGLFTKR; translated from the exons atGTTGATGCAGGTGAGATCTGCCACATTGGACACATGGCTTCCAGAGCAGGTTGCATTTATCCAAT CTATGGGAAACGAGAAATCAAATAGTTTTTGGGAAGCAGAGTTGCCTCCTAATTATGACAGAGttggaattgaaaatttcattcGTGCAAA GTATGAACACAAGAAGTGGGTTCCTAGGGATGGAAAAGCAAAATCACCTCCAAGGGTGAGTGAAGAGAAGAATTCCGTTTATAGAGCGAGACCTGAAACTAGTAGTCAGCATGGCCATGTGAAAGAGACGGAACGATTTTTTGAAAAGCAGAAAGGTGCTCATCCACCCAGTGCAAGTAACAGGGCACCTCAGCAG GTCAGTCATGATCCAAAACAACACCAACTTGagcaaaaatcaaaaccagaAGCAGCCTTGAAAGCTGAACCTGCAGCAAGTCAACCACCTAGTGCTGCTACGGTTTCCCTACCAGTTAAAGTGGATTATGCTACTCATCTGTTCAATTTGCTCTCTGTGGAAGAATCTAGAGGAAATGACTATGTGACATCTGCCAATAAGAATACATTGGCTGGTCTCCATg CAGATGAAACAAAATTGACCGaagagaaaagtaaaaaatcagaATCATCTGAAAGCAAGATTCAGCCAAAATATGGTTATGGTATTGaggatttatttatagattcaaCCCCAGTCACTCAACCCTTTTCAATGAAACCCCAGAATGACGTTATGAACTTACTTGAGAAG TCCAGTACGGCTTCTCCATTCTCCATGCATCAACAGCAACTTGCAGTTCTATCTCAACAACAGTCGTCACTCATGGCTGCTGCAGCGAAATCTAGCACACCCCATTCAATTCCTGCAAACCTACAACCTGGATCCCATGCTATCCACTTGCCAACTCAAAATGGGCAAAGCATTGGCCGCCAAGTTCCTGGAAACCTGGTGCCTGCTCATCCTCCTCCACAACATTATACTCAG ATTGGAAACGGCAGTCCTACACACCCGGTAGGGAATGCAGTTCCTTTCCCAACATCAAG CATGTATGCGACAAGGCCAGTAACTTCAGTGAATGGTGTCACAAACCTTAGAGCTACCGGATTTTCAACAGCATCACCGATATCTTCCATCCCTCCCGCTAAGTCAGGAAGGGATTTTGATTTCTCATCATTAACTCAAGGATTGTTTACTAAACGATGA
- the LOC117626686 gene encoding ADP-ribosylation factor GTPase-activating protein AGD5-like isoform X2 — MNQKANVSKELNARHRKILEGLFKQPGNRECADCKTKAPRWASVNLGIFICMQCSGIHRSLGVHISKVRSATLDTWLPEQVAFIQSMGNEKSNSFWEAELPPNYDRVGIENFIRAKYEHKKWVPRDGKAKSPPRVSEEKNSVYRARPETSSQHGHVKETERFFEKQKGAHPPSASNRAPQQVSHDPKQHQLEQKSKPEAALKAEPAASQPPSAATVSLPVKVDYATHLFNLLSVEESRGNDYVTSANKNTLAGLHDETKLTEEKSKKSESSESKIQPKYGYGIEDLFIDSTPVTQPFSMKPQNDVMNLLEKSSTASPFSMHQQQLAVLSQQQSSLMAAAAKSSTPHSIPANLQPGSHAIHLPTQNGQSIGRQVPGNLVPAHPPPQHYTQIGNGSPTHPVGNAVPFPTSSMYATRPVTSVNGVTNLRATGFSTASPISSIPPAKSGRDFDFSSLTQGLFTKR; from the exons ATGAACCAGAAGGCAAACGTTTCTAAAGAGCTTAATGCCAGACACAGAAAg ATATTGGAGGGTCTTTTTAAACAACCAGGGAACAGAGAATGTGCAGACTGCAAAACCAA AGCTCCACGATGGGCTAGTGTGAATCTTGGGATCTTCATATGCATGCAATGTTCGGGGATCCACAGGAGTCTTGGGGTACATATATCAAAG GTGAGATCTGCCACATTGGACACATGGCTTCCAGAGCAGGTTGCATTTATCCAAT CTATGGGAAACGAGAAATCAAATAGTTTTTGGGAAGCAGAGTTGCCTCCTAATTATGACAGAGttggaattgaaaatttcattcGTGCAAA GTATGAACACAAGAAGTGGGTTCCTAGGGATGGAAAAGCAAAATCACCTCCAAGGGTGAGTGAAGAGAAGAATTCCGTTTATAGAGCGAGACCTGAAACTAGTAGTCAGCATGGCCATGTGAAAGAGACGGAACGATTTTTTGAAAAGCAGAAAGGTGCTCATCCACCCAGTGCAAGTAACAGGGCACCTCAGCAG GTCAGTCATGATCCAAAACAACACCAACTTGagcaaaaatcaaaaccagaAGCAGCCTTGAAAGCTGAACCTGCAGCAAGTCAACCACCTAGTGCTGCTACGGTTTCCCTACCAGTTAAAGTGGATTATGCTACTCATCTGTTCAATTTGCTCTCTGTGGAAGAATCTAGAGGAAATGACTATGTGACATCTGCCAATAAGAATACATTGGCTGGTCTCCATg ATGAAACAAAATTGACCGaagagaaaagtaaaaaatcagaATCATCTGAAAGCAAGATTCAGCCAAAATATGGTTATGGTATTGaggatttatttatagattcaaCCCCAGTCACTCAACCCTTTTCAATGAAACCCCAGAATGACGTTATGAACTTACTTGAGAAG TCCAGTACGGCTTCTCCATTCTCCATGCATCAACAGCAACTTGCAGTTCTATCTCAACAACAGTCGTCACTCATGGCTGCTGCAGCGAAATCTAGCACACCCCATTCAATTCCTGCAAACCTACAACCTGGATCCCATGCTATCCACTTGCCAACTCAAAATGGGCAAAGCATTGGCCGCCAAGTTCCTGGAAACCTGGTGCCTGCTCATCCTCCTCCACAACATTATACTCAG ATTGGAAACGGCAGTCCTACACACCCGGTAGGGAATGCAGTTCCTTTCCCAACATCAAG CATGTATGCGACAAGGCCAGTAACTTCAGTGAATGGTGTCACAAACCTTAGAGCTACCGGATTTTCAACAGCATCACCGATATCTTCCATCCCTCCCGCTAAGTCAGGAAGGGATTTTGATTTCTCATCATTAACTCAAGGATTGTTTACTAAACGATGA
- the LOC117626686 gene encoding ADP-ribosylation factor GTPase-activating protein AGD5-like isoform X1: MNQKANVSKELNARHRKILEGLFKQPGNRECADCKTKAPRWASVNLGIFICMQCSGIHRSLGVHISKVRSATLDTWLPEQVAFIQSMGNEKSNSFWEAELPPNYDRVGIENFIRAKYEHKKWVPRDGKAKSPPRVSEEKNSVYRARPETSSQHGHVKETERFFEKQKGAHPPSASNRAPQQVSHDPKQHQLEQKSKPEAALKAEPAASQPPSAATVSLPVKVDYATHLFNLLSVEESRGNDYVTSANKNTLAGLHADETKLTEEKSKKSESSESKIQPKYGYGIEDLFIDSTPVTQPFSMKPQNDVMNLLEKSSTASPFSMHQQQLAVLSQQQSSLMAAAAKSSTPHSIPANLQPGSHAIHLPTQNGQSIGRQVPGNLVPAHPPPQHYTQIGNGSPTHPVGNAVPFPTSSMYATRPVTSVNGVTNLRATGFSTASPISSIPPAKSGRDFDFSSLTQGLFTKR; the protein is encoded by the exons ATGAACCAGAAGGCAAACGTTTCTAAAGAGCTTAATGCCAGACACAGAAAg ATATTGGAGGGTCTTTTTAAACAACCAGGGAACAGAGAATGTGCAGACTGCAAAACCAA AGCTCCACGATGGGCTAGTGTGAATCTTGGGATCTTCATATGCATGCAATGTTCGGGGATCCACAGGAGTCTTGGGGTACATATATCAAAG GTGAGATCTGCCACATTGGACACATGGCTTCCAGAGCAGGTTGCATTTATCCAAT CTATGGGAAACGAGAAATCAAATAGTTTTTGGGAAGCAGAGTTGCCTCCTAATTATGACAGAGttggaattgaaaatttcattcGTGCAAA GTATGAACACAAGAAGTGGGTTCCTAGGGATGGAAAAGCAAAATCACCTCCAAGGGTGAGTGAAGAGAAGAATTCCGTTTATAGAGCGAGACCTGAAACTAGTAGTCAGCATGGCCATGTGAAAGAGACGGAACGATTTTTTGAAAAGCAGAAAGGTGCTCATCCACCCAGTGCAAGTAACAGGGCACCTCAGCAG GTCAGTCATGATCCAAAACAACACCAACTTGagcaaaaatcaaaaccagaAGCAGCCTTGAAAGCTGAACCTGCAGCAAGTCAACCACCTAGTGCTGCTACGGTTTCCCTACCAGTTAAAGTGGATTATGCTACTCATCTGTTCAATTTGCTCTCTGTGGAAGAATCTAGAGGAAATGACTATGTGACATCTGCCAATAAGAATACATTGGCTGGTCTCCATg CAGATGAAACAAAATTGACCGaagagaaaagtaaaaaatcagaATCATCTGAAAGCAAGATTCAGCCAAAATATGGTTATGGTATTGaggatttatttatagattcaaCCCCAGTCACTCAACCCTTTTCAATGAAACCCCAGAATGACGTTATGAACTTACTTGAGAAG TCCAGTACGGCTTCTCCATTCTCCATGCATCAACAGCAACTTGCAGTTCTATCTCAACAACAGTCGTCACTCATGGCTGCTGCAGCGAAATCTAGCACACCCCATTCAATTCCTGCAAACCTACAACCTGGATCCCATGCTATCCACTTGCCAACTCAAAATGGGCAAAGCATTGGCCGCCAAGTTCCTGGAAACCTGGTGCCTGCTCATCCTCCTCCACAACATTATACTCAG ATTGGAAACGGCAGTCCTACACACCCGGTAGGGAATGCAGTTCCTTTCCCAACATCAAG CATGTATGCGACAAGGCCAGTAACTTCAGTGAATGGTGTCACAAACCTTAGAGCTACCGGATTTTCAACAGCATCACCGATATCTTCCATCCCTCCCGCTAAGTCAGGAAGGGATTTTGATTTCTCATCATTAACTCAAGGATTGTTTACTAAACGATGA
- the LOC117624121 gene encoding sugar carrier protein C, producing MPAVGIPTSGNNKEYVGNLTPYVLATCIVAAMGGLIFGYDIGISGGVTSMDSFLKKFFPAVYRKKEEDKTTNQYCQYDSQTLTMFTSSLYLAALIASIIAATVTRKFGRKLSMLFGGLLFMAGAIINGAAKAVWMLILGRMLLGFGIGFSNQSVPLYLSEMAPYRFRGALNIGFQLSITIGILVANVLNYFFSKIDGGWGWRLSLGGAMVPALIITIGSLVLPDTPNSMIERGQHDEAKAKLQRIRGVDDVSEEFSDLVAASEASKQIEDPWRNLLKRKYRPHLSMAILIPFFQQLTGINVIMFYAPVLFNTIGFGSDASLMSAVITGSVNVLATMVSIYGVDKWGRRFLFLEGGAQMLICQAVVTACIGAKFGVDGTPGELPKWYAIVVVIFICTYVAGFAWSWGPLGWLVPSEIFPLEIRSAAQSVNVSVNMIFTFLVAQIFLTMLCHLKFGLFLFFAFFVFVMSIFIYYFLPETKGIPIEEMGRVWRTHWYWKRFVSEEEDHPNGGYEMGKAGQTVKNV from the exons ATGCCTGCTGTTGGTATTCCCACTAGTGGGAACAACAAGGAGTATGTTGGAAACCTCACTCCTTATGTTTTAGCAACATGTATTGTTGCAGCCATGGGGGGTCTCATTTTTGGCTACGATATCGGAATTTCtg GTGGTGTAACGTCCATGGACTCATTCTTGAAGAAGTTTTTCCCGGCTGTGTACcggaaaaaggaagaagacaAGACCACCAACCAGTACTGTCAATATGATAGTCAAACACTGACCATGTTCACATCATCTCTGTATTTGGCTGCTCTGATAGCTTCAATTATAGCAGCCACCGTCACACGTAAATTTGGTCGAAAACTGTCCATGTTGTTTGGAGGTCTGCTGTTCATGGCCGGCGCCATCATCAATGGAGCAGCCAAAGCTGTCTGGATGTTGATTCTAGGCCGTATGTTGCTCGGTTTCGGTATCGGCTTCTCCAATCAG TCTGTGCCACTCTACCTCTCTGAGATGGCACCCTACAGATTCAGAGGAGCTCTCAACATTGGCTTCCAGCTATCGATCACAATTGGTATCCTTGTGGCCAATGTGCTGAACTACTTCTTCTCCAAAATCGACGGTGGCTGGGGATGGAGATTGAGCTTGGGTGGCGCTATGGTGCCAGCTCTTATAATCACAATTGGCTCCCTTGTCCTACCAGACACACCCAACTCCATGATTGAGCGCGGCCAACACGATGAAGCCAAGGCCAAACTTCAGCGCATTCGCGGCGTGGACGATGTCAGTGAGGAGTTCAGTGACCTTGTTGCTGCTAGTGAAGCGTCGAAGCAGATTGAGGATCCATGGAGGAACCTGTTGAAGAGGAAGTACAGGCCTCACCTCAGCATGGCCATCCTCATCCCCTTCTTCCAGCAGCTGACCGGGATCAATGTGATCATGTTCTACGCCCCTGTTTTGTTCAACACAATTGGGTTTGGAAGCGATGCTTCTCTCATGTCAGCTGTGATCACTGGCAGTGTCAATGTTCTTGCAACTATGGTTTCAATCTACGGCGTTGACAAGTGGGGAAGAAGGTTTCTTTTCCTTGAGGGTGGAGCTCAAATGCTTATTTGTCAG GCAGTTGTGACAGCTTGTATTGGTGCAAAATTTGGGGTGGATGGGACCCCTGGAGAATTGCCAAAGTGGTATGCAATTGTGGTGGTGATTTTCATCTGCACATATGTTGCAGGTTTCGCATGGTCATGGGGTCCACTGGGTTGGCTCGTCCCCAGTGAAATCTTCCCACTGGAAATCCGATCAGCTGCTCAGAGCGTCAACGTTTCAGTGAACATGATCTTCACTTTCCTCGTGGCTCAAATCTTCTTGACGATGCTCTGCCATTTGAAATTTGGGCTATTCCTCTTCTTTGCGTTCTTTGTGTTCGTGATGTCCATTTTCATTTACTACTTCTTGCCGGAGACAAAGGGCATTCCAATTGAGGAGATGGGCAGAGTATGGAGGACACACTGGTATTGGAAGAGGTTCGTCagtgaggaagaagatcaCCCCAATGGAGGTTATGAGATGGGCAAGGCTGGTCAAACTGTCAAAAATGTGTAA
- the LOC117626686 gene encoding ADP-ribosylation factor GTPase-activating protein AGD5-like isoform X3, giving the protein MPDTERAPRWASVNLGIFICMQCSGIHRSLGVHISKVRSATLDTWLPEQVAFIQSMGNEKSNSFWEAELPPNYDRVGIENFIRAKYEHKKWVPRDGKAKSPPRVSEEKNSVYRARPETSSQHGHVKETERFFEKQKGAHPPSASNRAPQQVSHDPKQHQLEQKSKPEAALKAEPAASQPPSAATVSLPVKVDYATHLFNLLSVEESRGNDYVTSANKNTLAGLHADETKLTEEKSKKSESSESKIQPKYGYGIEDLFIDSTPVTQPFSMKPQNDVMNLLEKSSTASPFSMHQQQLAVLSQQQSSLMAAAAKSSTPHSIPANLQPGSHAIHLPTQNGQSIGRQVPGNLVPAHPPPQHYTQIGNGSPTHPVGNAVPFPTSSMYATRPVTSVNGVTNLRATGFSTASPISSIPPAKSGRDFDFSSLTQGLFTKR; this is encoded by the exons ATGCCAGACACAGAAAg AGCTCCACGATGGGCTAGTGTGAATCTTGGGATCTTCATATGCATGCAATGTTCGGGGATCCACAGGAGTCTTGGGGTACATATATCAAAG GTGAGATCTGCCACATTGGACACATGGCTTCCAGAGCAGGTTGCATTTATCCAAT CTATGGGAAACGAGAAATCAAATAGTTTTTGGGAAGCAGAGTTGCCTCCTAATTATGACAGAGttggaattgaaaatttcattcGTGCAAA GTATGAACACAAGAAGTGGGTTCCTAGGGATGGAAAAGCAAAATCACCTCCAAGGGTGAGTGAAGAGAAGAATTCCGTTTATAGAGCGAGACCTGAAACTAGTAGTCAGCATGGCCATGTGAAAGAGACGGAACGATTTTTTGAAAAGCAGAAAGGTGCTCATCCACCCAGTGCAAGTAACAGGGCACCTCAGCAG GTCAGTCATGATCCAAAACAACACCAACTTGagcaaaaatcaaaaccagaAGCAGCCTTGAAAGCTGAACCTGCAGCAAGTCAACCACCTAGTGCTGCTACGGTTTCCCTACCAGTTAAAGTGGATTATGCTACTCATCTGTTCAATTTGCTCTCTGTGGAAGAATCTAGAGGAAATGACTATGTGACATCTGCCAATAAGAATACATTGGCTGGTCTCCATg CAGATGAAACAAAATTGACCGaagagaaaagtaaaaaatcagaATCATCTGAAAGCAAGATTCAGCCAAAATATGGTTATGGTATTGaggatttatttatagattcaaCCCCAGTCACTCAACCCTTTTCAATGAAACCCCAGAATGACGTTATGAACTTACTTGAGAAG TCCAGTACGGCTTCTCCATTCTCCATGCATCAACAGCAACTTGCAGTTCTATCTCAACAACAGTCGTCACTCATGGCTGCTGCAGCGAAATCTAGCACACCCCATTCAATTCCTGCAAACCTACAACCTGGATCCCATGCTATCCACTTGCCAACTCAAAATGGGCAAAGCATTGGCCGCCAAGTTCCTGGAAACCTGGTGCCTGCTCATCCTCCTCCACAACATTATACTCAG ATTGGAAACGGCAGTCCTACACACCCGGTAGGGAATGCAGTTCCTTTCCCAACATCAAG CATGTATGCGACAAGGCCAGTAACTTCAGTGAATGGTGTCACAAACCTTAGAGCTACCGGATTTTCAACAGCATCACCGATATCTTCCATCCCTCCCGCTAAGTCAGGAAGGGATTTTGATTTCTCATCATTAACTCAAGGATTGTTTACTAAACGATGA